A single window of Periophthalmus magnuspinnatus isolate fPerMag1 chromosome 9, fPerMag1.2.pri, whole genome shotgun sequence DNA harbors:
- the LOC117376368 gene encoding guanine nucleotide-binding protein subunit alpha-14 — MMAGCCISAEERENQRINEEIERQLRKDKRDSRRELKLLLLGTGESGKSTFIKQMRIIHGGGYTDEDKRSYAKLVFQNIYTSMQAMIRAMEALSIAFADPQNQDKAGSVLEVEVDKVEELDPTHAVSIKSLWEDAGIQECYERRREYQLSDSTKYYLSELDRISQPSYLPDLQDILRVRVPTTGIIEYPFDMENVIFRMVDVGGQRSERRKWIHCFENVTSIIFLVALSEYDQVLAECDNENRMEESKALFKTIINYPWFQRSSVILFLNKTDILQEKIMYSHIATYFPEFTGPQQDIKSAQEFILKMYQEQNPDKEKTLYHHFTCATDTENIRFVFVAVKDTILRHNLKEFNLV; from the exons ATGATGGCGGGCTGCTGTATTTCTGCAGAGGAGCGGGAGAACCAGAGAATCAACGAGGAGATCGAGAGACAACTGCGGAAAGACAAGAGGGACTCCCGTCGTGAGCtcaagctgctgctgctgg GCACTGGAGAGAGTGGGAAGAGCACCTTCATCAAACAGATGCGTATCATCCACGGAGGAGGCTACACGGACGAGGACAAACGCAGCTACGCTAAACTGGTGTTTCAGAACATCTACACGTCGATGCAGGCCATGATCAGGGCCATGGAGGCGCTGAGCATCGCCTTCGCTGACCCGCAGAACCAG gaTAAGGCGGGGTCTGtgctggaggtggaggtggataAGGTGGAGGAGTTGGATCCGACTCATGCAGTTTCCATAAAGAGCCTGTGGGAGGACGCTGGGATCCAGGAGTGTTACGAGCGTCGCAGAGAGTACCAGCTCTCAGACTCCACCAAATA TTACCTGAGTGAGCTGGACCGGATCTCACAGCCGTCGTATCTGCCTGATCTCCAGGACATCCTGAGGGTCCGAGTGCCCACCACCGGAATCATCGAGTACCCCTTCGACATGGAGAACGTCATCTTCAG GATGGTGGACgtgggaggtcagaggtcagagaggaggaagtggaTCCACTGCTTTGAGAACGTCACCTCCATCATCTTCCTGGTGGCTCTGAGCGAGTACGACCAGGTGTTGGCCGAGTGTGACAATGAG AACCGCATGGAGGAGAGCAAAGCGCTGTTCAAAACCATCATCAACTACCCCTGGTTCCAGCGCTCGTCTGTCATCCTCTTCCTCAACAAGACGGACATCCTGCAGGAGAAGATCATGTACTCGCACATCGCCACGTACTTCCCCGAGTTCACAG GTCCACAGCAGGACATCAAATCCGCCCAAGAGTTCATCCTGAAAATGTACCAAGAACAAAACCCCGACAAAGAGAAGACGCTGTACCACCACTTCACCTGCGCCACCGACACCGAGAACATCCGCTTCGTCTTTGTGGCCGTCAAAGACACCATCCTGCGCCACAACCTCAAGGAGTTCAACCTGGTGtaa